A stretch of Clostridia bacterium DNA encodes these proteins:
- a CDS encoding MarR family transcriptional regulator yields the protein MTDSKKVINKILVELFKDILGIEAAALKNSEFGELTVTEFHIIESIGLDGGKTMSETALLAGVTIGTLTTSINRLIRKGAVQRKRDDNDRRVVLVSLTELGRNAYLHHEEFHQEMTNSVIEFLDTEDDGVLIQALSSLQEFFSRKAKEYGRK from the coding sequence ATGACTGATTCGAAAAAAGTTATAAATAAGATTCTAGTTGAGCTGTTTAAAGATATATTGGGTATCGAGGCAGCTGCATTAAAGAATAGCGAGTTTGGGGAGCTTACGGTTACGGAATTTCATATTATTGAATCCATAGGGCTTGACGGAGGCAAAACAATGTCTGAGACAGCCTTATTGGCTGGTGTTACCATCGGAACATTGACAACTTCGATTAACCGATTAATTAGAAAAGGTGCTGTTCAGCGTAAACGTGATGATAATGATCGACGAGTGGTGCTTGTTTCACTGACCGAATTAGGGCGCAATGCATATTTACATCATGAAGAATTTCATCAGGAAATGACGAATAGTGTAATTGAATTTTTGGATACTGAAGATGATGGTGTGTTGATCCAGGCATTGTCCTCTCTTCAGGAGTTCTTTTCGAGAAAAGCGAAAGAATATGGACGCAAATAA